ACGTATTTCCTGTGGAGCTTTGTCGCATTTTTCGGCTTGCAGCTCATGGCAGCCATGTTTTCACTGGCGGAAACGGCGCTGCTGTCACTCACGCGGTCGCAAATCAGCGATCTTAAAGAGCAGGCGGCCGAGAACATAAACGCGCAGCGGCTAACCAAGTTGCTGGAAGACCCGCGGCGGTTTCTTATATTCATTCTTGCGGGCAACACAGTCGTCAATGTCCTGTCGGCGACCGTTGCAGCACTTGCAGCATCACGGATACTCTCGCATGATGCCGAGCTGGAGTGGATTGTTTACTTGATACAGGGAGTGTTTGTGACCGGAGTGCTGCTCATCATGGGTGAGATCATTCCGAAGTTCACGGCCGTGCGCAATCCGTACAAATGGTCGCTCCGGCTGGCTACTCCTTTGGCGTTCCTGAATGTTCTTTTGTGGCCGGTAACTGCGGTGATGGCACCTCTCGCCGAATGGATTTCGCGCACGCTCGGAGTCGAGAAGAAGAAGCTTTGGATTTCCGAAGAGGAGGTCAAGACCCTGCTCGAAGTAGGTGAAGAGCATGGCGCGCTTGAGAAGACAGAGCGCGACATGATTCACTCGATTTTCGAGCTGGGTGAAATCTCCGTCCGGGAAATCATGGTGCCGCGAACCGATATGGTGGCTATCGAAGTACGGACACCGACTGCAAAGGTGCTGGAGACATTGAAGAAGTGCGGGCATTCGCGACTGCCCGTGTTTGACGAGAAGATAGACAATATCATCGGGATACTTCATGTCAAG
This region of bacterium genomic DNA includes:
- a CDS encoding HlyC/CorC family transporter, with product MIDTYFLWSFVAFFGLQLMAAMFSLAETALLSLTRSQISDLKEQAAENINAQRLTKLLEDPRRFLIFILAGNTVVNVLSATVAALAASRILSHDAELEWIVYLIQGVFVTGVLLIMGEIIPKFTAVRNPYKWSLRLATPLAFLNVLLWPVTAVMAPLAEWISRTLGVEKKKLWISEEEVKTLLEVGEEHGALEKTERDMIHSIFELGEISVREIMVPRTDMVAIEVRTPTAKVLETLKKCGHSRLPVFDEKIDNIIGILHVKDLLTYFPFKDEVDLKRIIRAAHFVPEAKTIDELLKQFQEQRVHMSIAVDEYGGTAGLVTLEDVIEEIVGEIQDEHDAERTLWTRVDEQTVLVDAKLDVETVNEVLGEDVIPIDDDFDTLGGFLLSELGDFPELQTRVEYHNYEFVVEEVRRHRLGRIRIIRREAIAAKDE